Genomic DNA from Danio rerio strain Tuebingen ecotype United States chromosome 22, GRCz12tu, whole genome shotgun sequence:
caaagctcgctgaggcccccttgtgggctggGACCCCCCTCTTGGGAACCGCTGCCGTATGacgtgtatcaggatgataatgaccaatacacacagcaagactggtgacagtgGTTTTATGAACATGACAGTTGAACATCtctcatggcctgcacagtcaccagacctaaatattattgagccactttggggtgttttggaggagcgagtcaggaaatgttttccttcaccagcatcatgttgtgacctggccactattctgaaGGAAGAATgactcaaaatccctctggccactgtgcaggacttgtatatGTCATTCCCAAGACCAATTGATGCTGTATTGGTGGCAAAAGGAGGCTGTacaacaggggttctcaaacctggtcctgcagattttagctcttgcctcaacacacccgcaaggatgtttctaaaaagcctagtaagagcttgattagctagcctatgtgtgtctgattagggttggaactaaactttgcaagacaccggccctccaggactgagattgaggACCCCtgccctacaccatactaattgtggtctaaaaccaggcgtttcagtttcattgtccaacccctgtagaagtattatctgcaaaattagggtaaggtgcagtaggtgatctgcaataatgctaactggttagcatattATCTACtgcggcaggggagggactgtgttttaaagccacgcctcctgaaaacaCAAACGTGTACACCGCGACATGAtggcagacaacccactagttcatgtcatttgccagttagaaaTGTAGTTAGTGTTTGGCCGGTGCCTCCTCAGAATGTGCTAccgccctgctgaaaaatccagcttaaaccagcctaggctggttggctggttttagctggtcaaccaggctggttttagaggggttttggccacttccaggctggtttccagcctggtcttagctggtcaggctgggggaTGACCAGCTAACACCAGCTTGACAAGCCTAGCAGCCtgagagcccagccaaaaccagctatgtccagcttaaaccaggctggtcaagctgtttttagctggatttagctggtcatctcccagcctgaccagctaagcccaggctggaaatggctggaaaccagcctggaagtgtccaaaacccctctaaaaccagcctggtcgaccagctaaaaccagccaaccagcctaggctggtttaagctggattttttagcagggcagTAACTCAATCTGTCATATTTCATCAAAAAAACAGGGTTATCACATCTTGTCAGCTTTAAATGTGTATAAGAATGAACTACCTACTTAAAGAAGGGTGTAAAAACAGGAGTAGCACGTTTTGTTAGCTTCAAATGTCAATCGGAATGAACTACCACTCTAATAAACAAATGACATATAAAACTGATGAAATACAAAATTAAGGCAGTAGTTCACTCTGTTAGACTTTTGAAGCTGCTACGCCTTTTTCTACATTGTTCAATAGAGAAGTAGTTAATTTCGATATATTTGAAGCTGACAATATGTGCTACCCCTGTTTTTACATCCTTATTCAATGTGGTAGATCATTCTGATAGACATTCGAAGCTACAGTTTACCGGAAAcaattaacccaggttactggcaaattaaaagtcctattagcatgctttggcataCACCCTATAGTCTACgtttaatagtttaaaacaacataaagattttaaaaacaatttacgcAAACCTAACATTTATGAAAGCTCCTTTGTGCACTTTTCAGTTGCAATCCACTTAAACTAAAGTAAACCAATTTACTTGAATTAAAACCAAGTAAAGTAAATTCTAATTTACTCAAACGTTAGTTACTCACCTAATTGttaaaaactggtaaccattgtcttcaatgtttaatatttgttttacctACTATGGACGTGAATGGgtaccggtttctaacatttaaaaatatattttaaatatatattttgttttcatcaggaaaaaaagtaataaatgtttttttttttaaacacttgagGGAAAGTAAACAAGCtatagtaatttttcattttggggCGAACTGTCCCTTGAAACAAATGGAAAGAGAATAGTAATTTTACCTTTATAGTAACTTTACCCTGTTTTGTAGTAGTAAACCATGGTAAATGTTTTACATAAGGACTACAAAACTAGAAAAACATTTCTAAGCTTGCCTTAATGTAAACTAGTTTTGAAAATGTCGTCTTCCAGTTTAAATATGAACTTATTTAGTCTGAGTGAGAAagtaatatgttaaaaaaaatcgtTATAAATcttcatattttattaatgtttcttTATTTGAAGCTACCTCTCACACTACGAACACCGGTTAACGTTACTTTCTGCATCGGTCAAACAGAACGCGCCTGCTGTTTTTCGTGACGTCATCGCGTAAATTGATTTCCCGGATGAAACCGAGTTGTTATGACAACGTCGGTAAAGCTGTAAAGCGAAAGTGCGAAACTACTATCGCACAGAAGCGTGATATTTCACTCATGGATACAGGAGCGAACACGTACCTCATTAGGCCGAATTATAAAGACAAGTAAGACGCTTTGCTTCCACTTTTTAAGGCTAAACTTAACGTTAGCTAGCTAAACTAGCAGCTTGCTAAAACATCAGCATCATCTGAACAGCATATGAAGCAGTGTTTGCCTTAACTCCTGAATTGTATCCAAATATCCGCATttaggtaaacaatatagagacaattaaatgaacaaatgtgcgaatataaaccaactttacctcaatcacacCGAACCTGCTCCATTTCTTGCCTTTGTGAATGTCATAAAGCATAAAACTGACTTTACCTCAATAATATCCGCAGGTTCAAGGCAGGTGTGGCGAAGGAGTGCATTGGAGAAATCCTAAGGGAGCAGCTGTATGGAGTTCAGTATGATCCCGAAGAGGTTCCCACATTATCCAGATCTTTAGCAGACTCCATTAAACACAAGCTAAAAGGTAACAGCACAGTACGATttagataaagttggttttatattgagacattcagactttctccttataTAACTTCGGAGAAGTATATTTTGCAaatcataaatagtgaaattaTATTAGCACCC
This window encodes:
- the dynlt2b gene encoding dynein light chain Tctex-type protein 2B; protein product: MKPSCYDNVGKAVKRKCETTIAQKRDISLMDTGANTYLIRPNYKDKFKAGVAKECIGEILREQLYGVQYDPEEVPTLSRSLADSIKHKLKDMAFDRYKFIVQVVIGEQRGEGVKMAARCFWDADTDNYAQEIYMNDSLFCVAAAFAVYYY